A genomic window from Shewanella vesiculosa includes:
- a CDS encoding phage integrase N-terminal SAM-like domain-containing protein, protein MKTHEQQRFDFLYEQLLTNLTLQDKRPATIDAYSRHVRRISAYFYCCADKLLTTNLKSYFADLIASHSCCTVKLDRNVLQFFY, encoded by the coding sequence ATGAAAACTCACGAACAACAACGCTTTGATTTTCTTTATGAACAACTTCTTACCAATTTAACCCTGCAAGACAAGCGGCCTGCTACCATCGATGCTTACAGTCGCCACGTTAGGCGTATCAGTGCTTATTTTTACTGTTGCGCTGACAAACTTTTAACCACGAATTTAAAGAGTTACTTTGCTGATTTAATTGCCTCTCACTCTTGCTGTACCGTAAAACTCGACCGTAATGTATTACAGTTTTTCTATTGA
- a CDS encoding helicase-related protein, with translation MSRLIKANFDENAVVVTYRENDPSTIIQQFRQEKTKWIISVGMISEGTNIPRLQVCCHLTNIKTEMHFRQILGRILRMTISKNKEAILYMPAEPKLLEYAYRVKQDVPFEADVVKFEKMKKSDEKNANNTTIAEISFDREKKVRPRLELKSFGVKRYPLLYRPSELSERFEPVVERSRSAAEKIKAHLSSHHKYLLDPPNRH, from the coding sequence ATTTCAAGGCTAATAAAAGCTAATTTTGATGAAAATGCAGTTGTTGTTACGTACAGAGAAAATGACCCAAGTACTATTATTCAACAATTTAGACAGGAAAAGACTAAATGGATCATTTCGGTTGGAATGATTAGTGAAGGAACTAATATCCCTCGATTACAGGTTTGTTGCCACCTCACCAATATCAAAACAGAAATGCATTTTAGGCAGATTTTAGGCAGAATACTGAGAATGACAATCTCTAAAAATAAAGAAGCCATTTTGTACATGCCTGCTGAACCAAAGCTGTTGGAATATGCTTATAGAGTTAAGCAAGATGTGCCTTTTGAGGCTGATGTTGTTAAGTTTGAAAAGATGAAAAAGAGTGATGAAAAGAATGCTAATAATACAACTATTGCAGAGATTTCATTCGATAGAGAAAAGAAAGTTAGACCTCGATTAGAACTAAAAAGTTTTGGGGTAAAACGTTATCCGTTATTATATCGTCCCAGTGAGCTTAGCGAACGATTTGAACCAGTTGTTGAACGAAGCCGCTCTGCGGCAGAAAAGATAAAAGCCCATCTTTCCTCCCATCATAAATACTTACTAGACCCGCCTAATAGGCATTAA